AATGATCATCGTTTGCTTTCTCTTTTCTATAATGCTTTCTGGAGCCAGTTATATACAAACAGCATTTCAAATTCCACAGGCAGCAGCTGAGGTGCTACAAGGTTTGATTTTGTTTTTTGTGTTAGGCAGTGAATTTTTTATAAAATACCGCATAAAAATAACCAATACTTTATTTTATAAAAATAGGGAGGTGTAGGACTATGATTAACTTTTTAACAGCGGCAGTTGTAGCAATGACACCTCTTTTATTTGCAACATTAGGCGAAATGATTATGGAAAAGGTAGGGAATCTAAACTTAGGTGTAGAAGGTATGATGCTAATGGGTGCAGTAGTAGGATTTTATGCTGGATTTAATACAGGTAATCCATTATTGGCATTATTATCAGCAAGTGGAGCAGGTGCTTTAGGGGCATTAATCTATGCTGTATTAACCGTTACCTTAAGAGCCAATCAAGTGGTATCGGGTCTAGCATTAACAATCTTTGGCACCGGTTTTGCTAATTTTGTCGGGAGACAATTAGTGGGAAAAACCATTCCTAGATCAATCAGTACATTTTTTTCAAAAAGAGCCATACCCTTTGTTTCGGAGATACCTATCGTTGGTCCTGTTTTTTTTAATCAAGATTTATTTGTTTACTTAGGGTATTTCGTGGTGGTATGCATTGGATTGTATCTTTATAAAACAAGAAAAGGCCTTAATATGAGAATGGTTGGTGAAAGTCCAGCAGCAGCAGATGCTATTGGTATTCCAGTTAATTTATACAAATATATTCATATACTAATAGGTGGTATGTTATGTGGACTGGGAGGTGCTTACTTATCATTGGTATACGTACCTGCTTGGCAAGAAAGCATTATCGCTGGAAGGGGTTGGATTGCTATTGCCTTAGTTATTTTTAGTCAATGGAATCCATACAAAGCATTTTTAGGTGCCTATTTATTTGGTGCATTACAAATTGCTGGCTTTAGATTACAAGGCACGAGTATTCCTATTTCACAGTATTTTACCAGTTTGTTGCCATACATGGTTACGATTATTGTTTTAATCATTGGTTCTGTTAAAGAAAACAAAAAAAATAATGCACCAGAAGGTTTGACAATCCCTTATTTTAGGGAAGAAAGATAGAGAGGAAGAAAGCCTATGGATACGATAAAAATCTTAAAAGGTGATATAGCCTTTACCAAGAGTCCTGATGAAGTCACAACTTATAAAAATGGTTATCTGGTCATCAAGGATAAAAAAATATTAGGTATTTATGAAACCATTCCAGAAAGCTTTCAAAAGATTAGTATTGACGATTATACAGATCAATTGATTATTCCAGGTTTTGTTGATTTGCATGTCCATGCCCCACAATTAGATCAAGTCGGGTTAGGATTAGATAAAGAATTAATGGATTGGCTAGATGTTTATACGTTTAAGTTAGAAAGTCGATTTCAAGATATGGATTACGCTAAGGAAGTTTATAATCGATTTGTAGATCAATTAGCAAACAATGGAACCACTAGATCTTGTATTTTTGCAACCATTCATAAAGAAAGTACTCAGTTACTATTTGAAAGGCTTAAAGAAAAAGGTCTAGGGGCTTATGTTGGAAAGGTTAATATGGACGCCAATGGTGCCAAGTATCTTCAAGAAAGTACCAAAGAATCCATTGAAGATACTCGAGAGATTATTTTAAAGTATTCAAATGATCCATTGGTCAAACCCATTATAACCCCACGTTTTGCACCCAATTGTACACGAGCATTATTAAAAGCATTAGGTCAATTAGCCAATCAACACAATGTACCTGTTCAATCTCATTTGTCAGAGAATAAAAAAGAAATTCAGTGGGTGAAAAAATTATTTCCAGAAGCCACATCCTATG
The genomic region above belongs to Natranaerovirga hydrolytica and contains:
- a CDS encoding ABC transporter permease, with amino-acid sequence MINFLTAAVVAMTPLLFATLGEMIMEKVGNLNLGVEGMMLMGAVVGFYAGFNTGNPLLALLSASGAGALGALIYAVLTVTLRANQVVSGLALTIFGTGFANFVGRQLVGKTIPRSISTFFSKRAIPFVSEIPIVGPVFFNQDLFVYLGYFVVVCIGLYLYKTRKGLNMRMVGESPAAADAIGIPVNLYKYIHILIGGMLCGLGGAYLSLVYVPAWQESIIAGRGWIAIALVIFSQWNPYKAFLGAYLFGALQIAGFRLQGTSIPISQYFTSLLPYMVTIIVLIIGSVKENKKNNAPEGLTIPYFREER
- the guaD gene encoding guanine deaminase, yielding MDTIKILKGDIAFTKSPDEVTTYKNGYLVIKDKKILGIYETIPESFQKISIDDYTDQLIIPGFVDLHVHAPQLDQVGLGLDKELMDWLDVYTFKLESRFQDMDYAKEVYNRFVDQLANNGTTRSCIFATIHKESTQLLFERLKEKGLGAYVGKVNMDANGAKYLQESTKESIEDTREIILKYSNDPLVKPIITPRFAPNCTRALLKALGQLANQHNVPVQSHLSENKKEIQWVKKLFPEATSYGDVYNHYGLFGQTPTLMAHGIYLEEEELKLLEKQDVTIVHCPDSNMNIASGMMPARRYLDRGIKIGLGSDVGGGHLLSMSQTIVRAIQNSKMLQTLTGEKALTMSEAFYMATKGGGKFFGKVGSFETGYTFDGLIIDDEKWTKERLTIEERLNRFIYVGDDRNIIIRYINGVDINLK